A single window of Acetohalobium arabaticum DSM 5501 DNA harbors:
- a CDS encoding sensor domain-containing diguanylate cyclase encodes MKETGLFVIKFFIVGGIICSFILIIDKLYQVKAVEEVKDEKTDKLNKSLKNLNFISKLTQEVVNPSIDLYQTLELIVDMTCEILEVEAGGIMILDDDKEYISYKAVNNIEPGFIPEKISEDVLELISDEQELIVNNGLRLDKKFGFIKESGYDDLLAVPLIENNEEQDEIYGILFTASKNEFQQQELKMMNTLATQVVCLIKGNKLFERMQRNVAELSTLQMISTTINSTLDLDQVLELAIDVIVGTMGVSSCATLLFDEDREELSLEASRGWPDKSDKKEVFNMESNFFGRIIESQEIVVFNEVPDKVKEELNFLEMKSAIAVPLRLRDDVIGIITAVNTMISHSFNGDDERFLNTLANQIAIAIENARMYNQMEEQAIKDGLTQLYNYSYFQHALSEEIDRAKRYQQDLSLLLLDIDDFKEINDTYGHLVGDKVLEELSTILKKTTRKIDIVARYGGEEFAIILPETDIEGARLLGSRINDQVRDMVVEEKGLELKITVSIGAAAYNQGITQKDLINNADRSLYRAKTEGKDKVCIN; translated from the coding sequence ATGAAAGAAACAGGATTATTTGTTATTAAGTTTTTTATTGTTGGAGGAATTATTTGTTCTTTTATATTAATTATTGATAAATTATATCAAGTTAAAGCAGTAGAAGAGGTAAAAGATGAAAAAACAGATAAGTTAAATAAGTCACTAAAGAATTTAAATTTTATCAGTAAATTGACTCAGGAAGTAGTTAATCCCAGTATTGATTTATATCAGACTTTAGAATTGATAGTAGATATGACCTGTGAAATATTGGAGGTAGAGGCAGGAGGTATCATGATTTTAGATGATGATAAGGAATATATATCTTATAAAGCTGTAAATAATATAGAACCAGGTTTTATTCCAGAAAAGATTAGTGAAGATGTTTTAGAACTTATAAGTGATGAGCAAGAATTGATAGTTAATAATGGTTTAAGATTAGATAAGAAGTTTGGTTTTATTAAAGAGTCGGGCTACGATGATTTATTGGCGGTTCCTTTAATTGAAAATAATGAAGAACAAGATGAGATCTACGGTATATTATTTACTGCCAGTAAAAATGAGTTTCAACAGCAAGAATTAAAGATGATGAATACTTTGGCTACACAGGTTGTCTGTCTAATTAAAGGGAATAAATTATTTGAACGAATGCAGAGAAATGTGGCTGAACTTTCAACATTACAGATGATCAGTACAACTATAAATTCAACTCTTGATTTAGATCAGGTGTTGGAATTGGCTATTGATGTAATAGTGGGAACTATGGGTGTTTCTTCCTGTGCTACATTATTATTTGATGAAGATAGAGAAGAATTATCATTAGAAGCTAGCCGCGGCTGGCCGGATAAGTCTGATAAGAAGGAAGTCTTTAATATGGAAAGTAATTTTTTTGGCAGGATAATTGAGAGTCAGGAAATAGTTGTTTTTAATGAGGTACCTGATAAAGTTAAAGAAGAATTAAATTTTTTAGAGATGAAGTCTGCTATAGCTGTTCCGCTTAGATTAAGGGATGATGTTATTGGAATTATTACTGCTGTTAATACTATGATAAGCCATAGCTTCAATGGGGATGATGAAAGATTCTTGAATACTTTAGCTAATCAGATAGCAATTGCTATTGAAAATGCTAGGATGTATAACCAAATGGAGGAACAGGCTATTAAAGATGGTTTGACTCAATTATATAATTACAGTTATTTTCAACATGCTTTAAGTGAGGAAATTGATAGGGCTAAAAGGTATCAACAGGATTTGTCGTTATTATTACTGGATATAGATGATTTTAAAGAGATAAATGATACTTATGGCCATTTGGTTGGTGATAAAGTTTTAGAAGAATTATCCACTATTTTAAAAAAGACAACTCGCAAAATAGATATTGTAGCTAGATATGGTGGGGAAGAATTTGCTATTATACTGCCTGAAACCGATATTGAGGGAGCTAGATTGCTGGGAAGTAGAATTAATGATCAAGTAAGAGACATGGTAGTTGAAGAAAAGGGATTGGAATTAAAAATTACTGTTAGTATTGGTGCTGCAGCTTATAATCAAGGGATAACTCAGAAAGATTTAATCAATAATGCTGATCGGTCTCTATATAGAGCTAAGACTGAAGGAAAGGATAAAGTTTGTATTAATTAA
- a CDS encoding PPC domain-containing DNA-binding protein: protein MVREYEIENVYMGRLPHGSDLIESLIEIVKEKGIETGKVTVIGAVKEATISFYDQKEEEYNDKQFTDELEIVNCNGNISLKDGEPIIHAHISFGDEEGNLFGGHLAEGTTVFAGEYIIEEYTGEAFVRGYDEITGLPLWQE, encoded by the coding sequence ATGGTAAGAGAATATGAAATAGAGAATGTGTATATGGGACGGTTACCTCATGGATCAGACTTAATTGAGTCCTTAATTGAAATAGTAAAGGAGAAAGGAATTGAGACAGGGAAAGTAACAGTTATTGGAGCTGTTAAAGAAGCTACAATTTCATTCTATGATCAAAAAGAAGAAGAGTATAATGATAAACAGTTCACTGATGAACTGGAGATAGTAAACTGTAACGGTAATATTTCTCTAAAAGATGGTGAGCCGATAATTCATGCCCATATATCATTTGGAGATGAAGAAGGTAATCTTTTTGGAGGCCATTTAGCTGAAGGAACAACTGTATTTGCTGGTGAATATATTATTGAAGAATATACAGGAGAAGCATTTGTGCGGGGATATGATGAAATAACCGGACTGCCGTTGTGGCAAGAATAG
- a CDS encoding YkvA family protein, with product MKISSIFRWGSVIRRLIGFLKDKEVSKLKKLLLILPIIYVVSPIDLVSDFIPIFGWLDDAVVLTVVWNFFLQELKEYELKDNTAVNQNDDNNRTDDYTLSKDDYQIN from the coding sequence ATGAAGATTTCTTCGATTTTTCGTTGGGGAAGTGTGATTAGACGGTTGATTGGATTTTTAAAAGATAAAGAAGTTTCTAAATTAAAGAAATTGTTATTGATTCTACCGATTATTTATGTTGTTTCCCCCATTGATTTGGTAAGTGATTTTATACCTATATTTGGATGGCTGGATGATGCAGTAGTCTTGACAGTAGTTTGGAATTTCTTTTTACAAGAACTAAAAGAGTATGAATTAAAGGATAATACAGCAGTAAACCAGAATGATGATAATAACAGAACAGATGATTATACATTAAGTAAGGATGATTATCAAATTAATTAA
- a CDS encoding glutathionylspermidine synthase family protein: protein MLEEAVVEYHNLLAEEPDKYARDLEKIYHKLEAENIYYHGEVIPILYQPLFFSQSEIDQISRLTAKLSSILTKVINRYLVDEEFRSYFGFSQELEDLILANPGYSSPVPMARFDIFYYGEEDYKFCELNTDGSSGMVKTNVLEKKFLQAEGIKGLTEKTDYNFAYCELLDEWLDILLANYQEFNPEDDSPNIAIMDFDNLGMVSEFEYFRVLLQNSGYRTVIVDPRELKYENNKLYYGGLEIDLIYRRAVTIDIMEYYSEIEDLLAAYYNQDVCIVGSFRSQIIHNKIIFAILHDEDKTGFLDKEDRRFIEEYIPETALITKERQQLNYIKDNREELVLKPLDFYGAQGVYIGCDLTPSQWEDALNNIQPEQYLVQKFCSIPELEMAVLEEDELRLESFKYTLGLFMYNLSFAGIYTRAGKDNLIASSTGCVTLPNFVVGENRI from the coding sequence GTGTTAGAAGAAGCTGTTGTAGAATATCATAATCTTTTAGCTGAAGAGCCGGATAAGTATGCTCGGGATTTAGAGAAAATTTATCATAAATTAGAAGCTGAGAATATCTATTATCATGGAGAAGTAATTCCTATCCTCTATCAGCCTTTATTCTTTAGCCAATCAGAGATAGACCAGATTTCTCGATTAACGGCTAAGTTAAGCAGTATCTTAACTAAAGTAATTAATCGTTATTTGGTTGATGAAGAATTTAGATCTTACTTTGGCTTTTCACAGGAATTAGAGGATCTGATTCTAGCAAATCCTGGATATTCAAGTCCAGTTCCGATGGCTAGATTTGATATCTTTTATTATGGAGAGGAAGATTATAAATTCTGTGAGTTGAATACAGATGGTTCTTCAGGAATGGTAAAGACTAATGTGTTAGAGAAAAAATTTCTACAGGCAGAAGGTATCAAGGGCTTAACTGAAAAAACAGATTATAATTTTGCTTATTGTGAATTATTAGATGAATGGCTAGATATCTTACTTGCTAATTATCAAGAGTTTAATCCTGAGGATGACAGTCCTAATATTGCTATTATGGATTTTGATAATTTAGGTATGGTTAGTGAGTTTGAATACTTTAGGGTGTTACTGCAAAATAGCGGTTATAGAACAGTAATTGTAGATCCAAGAGAGTTAAAGTATGAAAATAATAAGCTTTATTATGGGGGTTTAGAGATAGATTTAATTTACCGTCGGGCAGTAACAATTGATATTATGGAGTATTATTCAGAAATTGAAGATTTATTAGCTGCTTATTATAATCAGGATGTCTGTATAGTAGGTTCTTTTAGGTCACAGATTATTCATAATAAGATTATTTTTGCTATTTTACATGATGAAGATAAGACAGGATTTTTAGATAAAGAAGATAGAAGATTTATTGAAGAATATATTCCTGAAACTGCTTTAATAACTAAAGAACGTCAGCAGTTAAATTATATCAAGGATAATAGGGAAGAGTTAGTATTGAAACCGCTTGATTTTTATGGTGCCCAAGGAGTCTATATCGGCTGTGATTTAACCCCAAGCCAGTGGGAAGATGCTTTAAATAATATACAACCAGAACAGTATTTAGTTCAGAAATTCTGTTCTATTCCTGAGTTAGAAATGGCAGTCTTAGAAGAAGATGAGTTAAGGCTTGAATCATTTAAATATACTTTAGGGCTTTTTATGTATAATTTATCATTTGCAGGTATCTATACTCGAGCAGGAAAGGATAATCTGATTGCCAGCTCTACAGGATGTGTAACTTTACCTAATTTTGTTGTTGGAGAAAATAGAATTTAA
- a CDS encoding glutamate--cysteine ligase: MDYKEQLDRFEAYFKSSEKNKENKAVGLEIEHFVVDSDTLKTVSYSEEAGIEKILAQLVRQGWEGRREGNHLIQANKEGAVITLEPGGQLEISIEPERRITDLEDRYYAFLKELLPILNQNNQLLITAGYQIESKISEIEWNPKKRYQIMSKYLGKRGKYAHNMMKGTASIQVALDYINETDFIKKFRIANTLAPAVAALFDNAAFFESEEYEAYNIRTDIWSHCDPDRCGTVKEAFDKDFNYRKYAEYILNRSPILLKQGSEFISAGQKTCRDIFKTQDLSQKELEHVLTMFFPDVRAKNFIEIRMIDSIPPKLNFAAVAFWKGLLYNDQNLERVSKLIADITYEEVQKAREDVVKKGLVAKLDNYQVLELGKRLLQWAKEGLPDVEKEYLISLEKLLSDNKTPVDKTREKLAAGFDKRQAIDWLILNSRLETEVKKEC, translated from the coding sequence ATGGACTACAAAGAACAATTGGATAGATTTGAGGCTTATTTTAAGTCTAGTGAGAAAAATAAGGAGAATAAAGCGGTAGGATTAGAGATTGAACATTTTGTGGTAGATAGCGACACCTTAAAGACTGTTTCTTATTCTGAAGAAGCGGGGATTGAAAAGATTTTAGCTCAGTTAGTAAGACAGGGGTGGGAGGGTAGAAGGGAAGGAAATCATTTAATTCAGGCTAATAAAGAAGGAGCAGTGATTACTTTAGAGCCTGGCGGCCAATTAGAAATAAGTATAGAGCCTGAAAGAAGGATAACAGACTTAGAAGATAGATATTATGCTTTCTTAAAAGAATTATTGCCGATTTTAAATCAAAATAATCAGTTATTAATAACTGCTGGTTATCAGATTGAAAGTAAGATTTCAGAAATTGAATGGAATCCCAAAAAGCGTTATCAGATTATGTCTAAGTATTTAGGTAAGAGGGGTAAGTATGCCCATAATATGATGAAAGGTACAGCTTCAATTCAAGTAGCTTTGGATTATATAAATGAAACTGATTTTATCAAGAAGTTTAGAATTGCTAATACTTTAGCTCCAGCTGTTGCAGCATTATTTGATAATGCTGCTTTCTTTGAAAGCGAGGAGTATGAAGCTTATAATATCAGAACAGATATTTGGTCTCACTGTGATCCTGACCGCTGTGGTACGGTAAAGGAAGCTTTTGATAAAGACTTTAATTATCGAAAGTATGCTGAATATATTTTAAATCGGTCTCCTATTTTATTAAAACAGGGTTCGGAATTCATTTCTGCTGGACAGAAAACCTGTCGCGACATATTTAAAACTCAAGATTTAAGTCAAAAGGAATTAGAACATGTACTGACGATGTTCTTTCCTGATGTACGGGCTAAAAACTTTATTGAAATTAGAATGATAGATTCTATACCTCCCAAGCTTAATTTTGCTGCTGTGGCTTTCTGGAAAGGACTGCTTTATAATGATCAGAATTTAGAAAGGGTTTCTAAGTTGATTGCTGATATTACATATGAAGAAGTCCAGAAGGCTAGAGAAGATGTAGTTAAAAAAGGATTAGTAGCGAAATTAGATAACTATCAGGTTCTGGAGTTAGGAAAAAGATTGCTGCAGTGGGCCAAAGAAGGGCTGCCTGATGTTGAAAAAGAGTATTTAATTTCCCTTGAGAAGTTATTAAGTGATAATAAGACGCCAGTGGATAAAACTAGAGAAAAATTAGCTGCTGGTTTTGATAAACGCCAGGCTATAGATTGGTTAATTCTTAATTCAAGGTTAGAAACAGAGGTGAAGAAAGAGTGTTAG
- the gloA gene encoding lactoylglutathione lyase: MNYNFVHTCIRVLDLEESKAFYKNALNLEVARERDFPEDKFTLVYMKRPNDSFELELTYNYDREEPYTIGDGYSHLAVTVDNLKASYQQHKDAGYEVGDIKSLNEEAEGGYYFLTDPDGYRIEVIQK; the protein is encoded by the coding sequence ATGAATTACAATTTTGTTCATACCTGCATTAGAGTTTTAGATCTAGAAGAATCAAAAGCTTTCTACAAAAATGCATTAAATTTAGAAGTTGCCCGTGAAAGAGACTTTCCAGAAGATAAATTTACTTTAGTCTATATGAAAAGACCTAACGACAGTTTTGAATTAGAATTAACTTATAATTATGACCGCGAAGAACCATATACTATCGGTGACGGCTATAGCCATCTTGCCGTTACAGTAGATAATTTGAAAGCTTCTTATCAACAACATAAAGATGCTGGTTATGAAGTTGGAGATATCAAAAGTCTCAATGAAGAAGCAGAAGGCGGTTATTATTTCCTAACTGACCCTGATGGATACAGAATTGAAGTAATCCAAAAATAA
- a CDS encoding DUF445 family protein — translation MNLTFVVSPLVGSVIGYCTNWVAVKMLFKPLEEKRILGMKVPFTPGVIPRRRGKLAESIGDAVGEELLTPDAFHEILQGEDMKEKIQGFVNERIKSLKEEERNLQELLDLAVSNSDDREELKAEMKKMISTGIKGLLDKEEIMSVVKKELAQIDIERLEDYLASDEYQDFKNKLSTFLLSNLYRDSTKEGLLVFLNNRLERIKDNQKTVSDFLPDGMNENLSEWLSDQGPEFVEKLISFLDSETAKERINKKLDEALGSNSVMQMVGGFLDKEKIVNQFIDYIVKFLEEPESQKEIIAKLDEFLDSIFETEAAVIIDKFDDEDLIEVIDFILEKTATEEVVDKLFNSLEESVVDKLAKKDLTNNDKIITVIEELIEKVIESDFLSAKIESWVDQQLDKLSERPVRYYFNKLDAVTLQKVELGVVGSLEYIIENHLGRVLSTLDFKEMVIKKVNDFDILEVENLLLSVIETELNAITWFGAVLGLIMGLITPFISVLFS, via the coding sequence ATGAATTTGACTTTTGTTGTTAGTCCATTAGTAGGATCAGTTATTGGCTACTGTACTAACTGGGTAGCAGTTAAGATGCTCTTTAAGCCGTTAGAAGAAAAGAGAATTTTAGGAATGAAGGTTCCCTTTACTCCCGGAGTTATTCCTCGGCGGAGAGGTAAATTGGCTGAGAGCATCGGTGATGCCGTAGGAGAGGAATTATTAACCCCTGATGCTTTTCATGAAATATTGCAGGGAGAAGATATGAAAGAAAAGATACAAGGCTTTGTAAACGAAAGAATTAAGAGTTTGAAAGAAGAAGAACGGAATCTACAGGAACTTTTGGATTTAGCTGTCTCTAATTCTGATGATAGAGAAGAGTTAAAAGCTGAAATGAAGAAGATGATTTCTACTGGAATTAAAGGATTATTAGATAAAGAAGAAATAATGAGTGTAGTAAAGAAAGAATTAGCCCAGATTGATATTGAAAGATTAGAAGATTATCTGGCTTCCGATGAATACCAAGACTTCAAAAATAAATTGAGTACTTTTCTGTTATCCAATCTGTATCGGGATTCGACTAAGGAAGGGTTACTTGTCTTTTTAAATAATAGGCTTGAGAGAATAAAAGATAATCAGAAGACTGTGAGTGATTTTCTACCGGATGGAATGAATGAAAATCTAAGTGAATGGTTATCAGACCAGGGACCAGAGTTTGTAGAAAAATTGATTTCATTTCTTGATTCTGAAACAGCTAAAGAACGAATAAATAAGAAACTTGATGAGGCTTTAGGCAGTAATTCAGTGATGCAGATGGTAGGCGGTTTTTTAGATAAAGAAAAGATTGTTAATCAGTTTATAGACTATATCGTTAAGTTTCTAGAAGAACCTGAAAGCCAAAAAGAAATAATAGCTAAGCTGGATGAATTTTTGGATTCAATTTTTGAAACTGAAGCTGCTGTAATTATTGATAAGTTTGATGATGAGGATTTAATTGAAGTGATAGACTTTATTCTAGAAAAAACAGCAACTGAAGAAGTAGTAGATAAATTATTTAATAGTTTAGAGGAATCAGTCGTTGATAAGTTAGCTAAAAAAGATTTAACTAATAATGATAAGATAATTACTGTAATTGAGGAGCTAATAGAGAAGGTAATAGAAAGTGATTTCTTATCTGCTAAAATAGAATCATGGGTTGACCAGCAGCTGGACAAGCTGAGCGAGCGGCCGGTAAGGTATTACTTTAATAAATTGGATGCAGTTACTTTACAGAAAGTAGAATTAGGTGTTGTAGGTAGTCTTGAATATATTATTGAGAACCATTTAGGTAGAGTACTGTCTACTTTAGATTTTAAAGAGATGGTAATAAAGAAGGTTAATGACTTTGACATTTTAGAAGTAGAAAATCTATTATTAAGTGTTATTGAGACAGAGTTGAATGCTATTACCTGGTTTGGAGCTGTTTTAGGCCTGATTATGGGTTTGATAACCCCTTTTATTTCAGTATTATTTAGTTAA
- a CDS encoding thiamine pyrophosphate-binding protein — MENRNLTDVIIEQLDKWNVEHIYGYSGDTILEFFSALSNSPIKLYTSKHEGTAGLMASAEAKLNDELAVCVAHSGPGTANIINGIGDAYSDRVPLLLITGQVPTWNIGTDYKQFVNQLELTKPLTVFSSLVTNPDSIVDLMVKAMTMSIVNGGVSHLAIPMDLWQAETTAVPREYPSHLNKKEIPKEKIINKAVDRINQANKPVILYGRGAKECKKGLKELAQQIDGGLIYTLPAKGIISDNCPLSLGGLGLAGSDIASQLLNEADLIINFGATWWPMDYVPRQPEVIQFDTVKENIGLAHPVELGILGDIKKSITSLLKKLPEKDNQAWRSEISSARKTWLDSLEESVEVAETPLTPQSVIQTISNKTTENEIISLDSGDNVVWFGKYFTDQCQDVLVSGSWRTMGFGVPASLAAKINQPEAPVTSITGDGGISMVLAEILTAVRYDLPVRIIIMNNGTLAMERNRMTTADLIPEEVDLTNPDFVQFAESCNAQGFRPESISELENILEQTQQLNEVAVIDVPTQASTVPGTKLM, encoded by the coding sequence ATGGAGAATAGAAATTTGACTGATGTAATTATTGAGCAGTTAGATAAATGGAATGTTGAGCATATTTACGGCTATTCGGGAGATACAATTTTAGAATTCTTCTCTGCTCTCAGTAACTCGCCTATTAAGCTCTACACTTCAAAACATGAAGGCACTGCTGGACTGATGGCTTCAGCAGAAGCAAAATTAAATGATGAATTGGCCGTCTGTGTAGCCCATAGCGGTCCCGGTACAGCCAATATTATTAATGGTATCGGTGATGCTTACAGTGATAGAGTACCGCTATTATTAATTACTGGTCAGGTTCCTACCTGGAATATAGGAACTGATTATAAACAGTTTGTCAATCAATTAGAATTAACCAAACCGCTAACTGTCTTCTCCAGTCTCGTTACTAATCCGGATTCTATAGTTGATTTAATGGTTAAAGCAATGACGATGTCTATTGTGAACGGAGGCGTTAGCCATTTAGCTATTCCTATGGATTTATGGCAGGCAGAAACTACTGCTGTTCCTAGAGAGTATCCATCCCATTTAAATAAAAAAGAAATTCCAAAAGAAAAAATAATTAACAAAGCAGTAGATAGAATAAATCAAGCAAATAAACCTGTTATTCTCTATGGCCGCGGTGCAAAAGAATGTAAGAAAGGATTAAAAGAACTGGCCCAACAGATTGATGGTGGTTTGATTTATACTCTCCCTGCTAAAGGAATCATTTCTGATAATTGTCCCCTATCCCTCGGCGGATTAGGTTTAGCAGGCAGTGATATAGCAAGCCAGCTGTTGAATGAAGCCGATTTAATTATTAACTTTGGAGCAACCTGGTGGCCAATGGATTATGTACCCCGACAACCAGAGGTAATCCAATTCGATACAGTTAAAGAGAATATTGGTTTAGCCCATCCAGTAGAATTAGGAATTTTAGGTGATATTAAGAAGTCTATTACTTCACTACTAAAAAAACTCCCCGAAAAAGATAATCAAGCCTGGCGGTCAGAAATTAGTTCTGCCCGTAAGACCTGGTTAGATAGTCTAGAAGAAAGTGTTGAAGTAGCCGAAACTCCATTAACTCCCCAGTCTGTTATTCAAACCATCAGCAATAAAACTACCGAAAATGAAATTATATCCCTTGACTCGGGAGATAACGTAGTCTGGTTCGGCAAATATTTTACTGACCAATGCCAAGATGTTCTAGTCTCCGGCAGCTGGCGAACTATGGGATTTGGCGTACCGGCATCTCTAGCAGCTAAGATAAATCAGCCTGAAGCTCCTGTAACATCTATTACTGGCGACGGCGGTATCAGTATGGTATTGGCTGAAATTTTAACTGCTGTTAGATATGATCTACCTGTTAGAATTATCATTATGAATAATGGTACATTAGCTATGGAAAGAAATAGAATGACTACAGCCGATCTTATACCGGAAGAAGTAGATTTGACCAATCCGGATTTTGTTCAGTTTGCTGAATCCTGTAATGCTCAAGGCTTTAGACCGGAAAGCATTAGCGAATTAGAGAATATACTAGAGCAGACTCAACAGCTAAATGAAGTAGCTGTTATTGATGTGCCAACTCAAGCTTCTACAGTACCAGGAACTAAATTGATGTAA
- a CDS encoding ABC transporter permease produces MSMFERIKAVLNKYLTKDSVTDEHGKYLKKMRLRKISINTLQILILAALIIGWQLAAKYKIVDPFITSYPSQIIKTIYEMSLNGELFKHIWVTVYETLIGFLLGATGGLVIASILWWSDYLSQIFEPFIIVLNALPKMALGPVLIIWLGNGTIAIIGMALLISIIVTIVMVYNGFKETDQNKIKLLRTLGADKFQIFKKVVLPDNLPTIFGALKVNIGLSLVGTIVGEFLVSEAGLGYLIVYGGQVFKLDLVMTSVIILSVLAGLLYYLVAWLEKKIINWEE; encoded by the coding sequence ATGTCTATGTTTGAAAGAATAAAGGCTGTACTGAATAAGTATTTAACTAAAGATTCAGTTACAGATGAACATGGAAAGTATTTAAAGAAAATGCGGCTGAGAAAGATTAGTATCAATACACTACAGATTTTAATTTTAGCTGCTTTAATCATAGGCTGGCAGCTGGCAGCAAAATATAAAATTGTTGATCCCTTTATTACCAGTTATCCTTCTCAGATTATAAAGACTATTTATGAGATGTCATTGAATGGGGAGTTATTTAAGCATATCTGGGTAACAGTATATGAAACTTTGATTGGATTTTTACTTGGTGCTACCGGTGGATTAGTGATTGCAAGTATTCTATGGTGGTCTGATTATTTATCTCAGATCTTCGAACCATTTATTATTGTATTAAATGCATTACCGAAGATGGCTTTAGGACCAGTATTGATTATCTGGTTAGGGAACGGTACTATAGCCATCATCGGCATGGCACTTTTGATCTCAATTATAGTTACAATTGTGATGGTCTATAATGGTTTTAAAGAGACAGACCAGAATAAAATAAAGCTACTGAGGACCTTAGGAGCAGATAAGTTTCAGATCTTTAAGAAGGTAGTCTTACCGGATAATCTACCTACTATTTTTGGAGCTTTAAAGGTAAATATAGGTCTTTCATTAGTAGGGACAATAGTAGGTGAATTCTTAGTTTCCGAAGCCGGATTAGGATATCTAATTGTTTATGGTGGTCAGGTATTCAAGTTAGATTTGGTAATGACCAGTGTGATTATTCTATCTGTATTGGCTGGATTACTCTATTATCTAGTTGCTTGGCTAGAAAAAAAGATTATCAATTGGGAAGAGTAG
- a CDS encoding ABC transporter ATP-binding protein has protein sequence MNKIQFKEVGMKYHTVAEETEALKDLSFSVEENEFVSLVGPSGCGKTTALSLVSGLLSPTSGQVTIDGKRVKGIDEKVGYMLQEDYLFPWRTILDNILIGLEVKDELTAKSRQKARQLLADYGLEGFADYYPTQLSGGMRQRVALARTLIFEPEILLLDEPFSALDYHTKLTLEDEVAQILRNKEKTVVLVTHDIAEAVAMSDRVLVFTERPGSIKEEYKIDLAISGDFSTFKAREAEEFRYYFNSIWEELDVYV, from the coding sequence ATGAATAAAATTCAGTTTAAGGAGGTGGGGATGAAGTATCATACTGTAGCCGAGGAGACAGAAGCTTTAAAGGATCTTTCCTTTAGCGTTGAAGAGAATGAATTTGTTAGTTTAGTTGGCCCCAGTGGTTGTGGTAAAACAACTGCTCTTTCTCTTGTATCTGGATTGTTGTCACCTACTAGCGGGCAGGTTACTATTGATGGTAAGAGAGTTAAAGGAATTGATGAGAAGGTAGGATATATGCTGCAGGAGGATTATCTCTTTCCGTGGCGGACAATTCTTGATAATATTCTAATAGGACTTGAGGTTAAAGATGAATTAACAGCTAAAAGCAGACAGAAAGCCCGGCAGTTGCTGGCTGATTATGGATTAGAAGGCTTTGCAGACTATTATCCTACTCAGTTATCCGGCGGTATGCGTCAGAGGGTAGCACTAGCCCGGACGTTGATTTTTGAACCAGAGATACTTCTGTTGGATGAACCATTTTCTGCTCTGGATTATCATACCAAGCTGACTTTAGAGGATGAAGTAGCTCAGATACTGCGAAACAAAGAAAAGACAGTAGTGTTAGTTACTCATGATATTGCTGAAGCAGTTGCTATGTCTGATAGAGTTTTGGTCTTTACAGAACGTCCTGGTAGTATCAAAGAAGAATATAAGATTGATTTAGCTATAAGTGGAGACTTTTCTACCTTTAAAGCTCGGGAAGCTGAGGAGTTTAGATATTACTTTAATTCTATCTGGGAGGAGCTGGATGTCTATGTTTGA